The Nostoc sp. 'Lobaria pulmonaria (5183) cyanobiont' DNA window TCGCGGAAACCCTTGAGCGAAGCAACAGAATTGATTTGGGCAAAGACGCCACCTCCATTGGCTTTGAGTACCGGGGCAAACGCCTGAGCCATGTAGATCAATCCATATACATTGATGTTCATCTGAAATTTGAGAGCGGCGATCGCATCCTCAGCTAAGAGAGTTCCACCTTGAAAGACTCCTGCATTATTGATAACTATTTGCACATCTTTGGCAGTTTGAGCGGCAGCAACAATAGATTGAGGATCACCTAAATCAATCTGAATTGGTACTACCCGATCGCCGTATTGTTCAACCAATGAGGAGACACTGTTGAGCTTACGAACAGCCGCATAGACTTTGGTGGCTCCGTGTTCAATAAACGACTCAACTATCGCCTTGCCGATGCCGCGATTTGCGCCCGTAACCAAAATGGTTTTGTCTTTAATGTCGTAGTTCATTTGGATTTCTCTTTATGGTTTTCCATGATCTGAAAAACCTTGGACAATCGATCTAAGTTAGAGCAAAGAAATTTAGCTCCTCTTTATATTACTGAGCAAAAATCAAAATATTCTTCCCTGTAGGAACTTCCGTCAAGACGTTTCCGTGTTCCGCGCAGTCTGTAGCAGCTTCCGCCAAGACATTTCCGTGTTCCGCGCAGTCTGTAGCAGCTTCCGCCAAGACATTTCCGTGTTATGCGCAGTCTGTAGCAGCTTCCGCCAAGACATTTCCGTGTTATGCGCAGTCTGTAGCAGCTTTTGCCAAGACATTTCCGTGTTATGCGCAGTCTGTAGCAGCTTCCGCCAAGACATTTCCGTGTTCCGCGCAGTCTGTAGCAGCTTCCGCCAAGACATTTCCGTGTTATGCGCAGTCTGTAGCAGCTTCCGCCTTCACGTTATCAGAAACAGACTTGTGTTATACCATTTCTTTGTGAGGCTGCGCCAAATTTTCTTAGCTTCTTATTTCTTTCTTTCTTTGCGTTCTTTGCGTTCTTTGCGGTTCGTTCCTCATATATGGCGCATCTTCATACAGAATTGGTATTACAGCATCTTCCTTTAAATAGAACACGCTTTTGAGGTACAGCACTGCTGTGCCTCAACAATAAATATGGTTTCAATTGGCAAAAAATGTTGTAGGGGATTTAAATTTTAGGCTTTTTCAAAAAAATCAACAATTTCACGTATGACAACTTTTTCAACAATTGTCCACTATAGAGTTATCAGGAATTCAGAAAATGAGTATTAATTATGGCAAGGTCAAAACGCAATTCACGTACTCTTGGCAAAGCTGAACTACGTCTAGCAAGCATTAAATCTATTAGTCCAACTCTCGATGTCGGAGAGAGCTTAACAGTCAAAGATTATACTGAAAAAATTGAAAACCTCCGGCAATCTCTAGAAGCATACAATACTACCCTCTCTACTATTGATGTCTTACTAACCCAGATCGTTGAAAATGAACAAGATTTGGCAGACTATTCTGAGAAAATTTTGCGTGGTATTGCTTATAAATATGGTAATAATAGCCATGAGTATCAGATGGCTGGAGGTATTCGTAAAAGCGACCGCAAGCGTGCTGTGCGTCAAAGCCTGGTTTTGCCGAAGTAAGTAGGCGATACTTTTGGTAGGCTTTGCCAACGCAATTGGATTACTCTTGTACGAAGTAAAAGTGCGATCGCAAAACCTAACCTGATATTTTGAAAGAAGCAAAACCATTTTGTCTCATTCCCAGTCGGAAACTGGGAATGAGGTTTTAAAAGAGTTTTAACTTATAGTTGATACCAGTTACAGCGGTTTTTCGACTTTTGCAAGAGGTCTAATCTGTTAGCTTTGAGTCACAGGCTCTTTCGCCAAGAACTTCTCTAATTCTGTCAGCGCATCAGCATCAACCTTAGTTTGCATTGGGCAGAACTTAGGCCCACACATCGAACAAAATTCAGCAGTTTTATAGATATCTGCTGGCAGAGTTTCATCGTGATATTCCTTAGCTCTTTCTGGATCGAGTGATAATTCAAACTGACGGTTCCAATCGAAGTTGTAACGCGCCTTAGAAAGTTCATCATCTCTATCCCTTGCACCAGGGCGATGTCTAGCAA harbors:
- a CDS encoding SDR family oxidoreductase — its product is MNYDIKDKTILVTGANRGIGKAIVESFIEHGATKVYAAVRKLNSVSSLVEQYGDRVVPIQIDLGDPQSIVAAAQTAKDVQIVINNAGVFQGGTLLAEDAIAALKFQMNINVYGLIYMAQAFAPVLKANGGGVFAQINSVASLKGFRDSATYSASKAAAYSITQVLRELLSEQGTLVLSVHPGPITTDMSDAAGLSEIAEPPALVADGIIKALKAGDFHVFPDSRAKQMGDAYKSFAQNVVEVSLS